A single window of Channa argus isolate prfri chromosome 12, Channa argus male v1.0, whole genome shotgun sequence DNA harbors:
- the LOC137137203 gene encoding aminoacyl tRNA synthase complex-interacting multifunctional protein 1-like isoform X2, with amino-acid sequence MDNVENLFNPSLAAAIMKLDPEDGEQIMEYFKTHALLTKEKALLQASVREQKKLLVENAKLKKDIEQLRIQLQEKQRRRTAKALLSSATPQPTLCPAPSTPVDPSAPPAGATATAPTNPPPPCSSSHERRDKQNRRRKGERKGDRRQTRPTSDSLSLELDPRVDVSRLDLRIGRIFTVRSHPLAASMSILEVDVGETAPRTVVSKLGGKTHLEELQGSLAVLLCNVKTCKLRGVVSQARLLCCTNSDDCIEVLAPPTGSAPGDRVTFLNYPGDPDRELQGKQRVWENLQPDMQVDCKGVANYKGCGFEVKGKGLCRAPTLTNCIIK; translated from the exons ATGGACAATGTAGAAAACCTGTTTAATCCAAG CCTGGCAGCAGCTATCATGAAGCTCGATCCAGAGGATGGTGAGCAGATCatggaatattttaaaactcatGCCCTTCTGACGAAAGAGAAAGCAC TGCTGCAAGCGTCGGTCAGGGAGCAGAAGAAGCTGCTGGTGGAAAATGccaaactgaaaaaagacatCGAACAGCTGAGAATTCAACTccaggaaaaacaaagaagacGCACTG CCAAGGCCTTGCTCTCTTCAGCCACACCTCAGCCAACCCTCTGCCCCGCCCCCAGCACACCTGTGGATCCATCTGCGCCCCCTGCTGGAGCAACAGCTACTGCTCCAAcaaatcctcctcctccctgctcttCCTCACATGAGCGGAGAGATAAacagaacaggaggaggaaaggagagaggaaaggtgACAGGAGGCAAA CTCGTCCCACCTCTGACTCTCTATCATTGGAGCTGGACCCCCGGGTTGACGTGTCTCGACTTGATCTGAGGATTGGGCGGATTTTTACTGTTCGCTCCCACCCACTGGCTGCGTCAATGTCCATCCTGGAGGTGGATGTGGGAGAAACTGCTCCCAGAACGGTCGTCAGCAAACTGGGAGGGAAAACACATCTGGAGGAG CTCCAGGGCAGTCTGGCTGTGCTGCTGTGCAATGTTAAGACCTGTAAACTGAGAGGCGTGGTCTCGCAGGCCCGGCTGCTCTGCTGCACCAATTCTGACGACTGCATTGAGGTGCTGGCACCGCCTACAGGCTCCGCCCCTGGAGACAGAGTCACCTTCCTCAACTACCCTG GTGACCCGGACAGGGAGCTGCAGGGCAAGCAGAGAGTTTGGGAGAATCTTCAGCCCGACATGCAGGTCGACTGCAAGGGTGTAGCCAATTATAAAGGCTGTGGGTTTGAAGTGAAGGGGAAGGGGCTGTGTAGGGCCCCCACACTTACCAACTGCATCATCAAATAG
- the LOC137137203 gene encoding aminoacyl tRNA synthase complex-interacting multifunctional protein 1-like isoform X4, with amino-acid sequence MDNVENLFNPSLAAAIMKLDPEDGEQIMEYFKTHALLTKEKALLQASVREQKKLLVENAKLKKDIEQLRIQLQEKQRRRTAKALLSSATPQPTLCPAPSTPVDPSAPPAGATATAPTNPPPPCSSSHERRDKQNRRRKGERKARPTSDSLSLELDPRVDVSRLDLRIGRIFTVRSHPLAASMSILEVDVGETAPRTVVSKLGGKTHLEELQGSLAVLLCNVKTCKLRGVVSQARLLCCTNSDDCIEVLAPPTGSAPGDRVTFLNYPGDPDRELQGKQRVWENLQPDMQVDCKGVANYKGCGFEVKGKGLCRAPTLTNCIIK; translated from the exons ATGGACAATGTAGAAAACCTGTTTAATCCAAG CCTGGCAGCAGCTATCATGAAGCTCGATCCAGAGGATGGTGAGCAGATCatggaatattttaaaactcatGCCCTTCTGACGAAAGAGAAAGCAC TGCTGCAAGCGTCGGTCAGGGAGCAGAAGAAGCTGCTGGTGGAAAATGccaaactgaaaaaagacatCGAACAGCTGAGAATTCAACTccaggaaaaacaaagaagacGCACTG CCAAGGCCTTGCTCTCTTCAGCCACACCTCAGCCAACCCTCTGCCCCGCCCCCAGCACACCTGTGGATCCATCTGCGCCCCCTGCTGGAGCAACAGCTACTGCTCCAAcaaatcctcctcctccctgctcttCCTCACATGAGCGGAGAGATAAacagaacaggaggaggaaaggagagaggaaag CTCGTCCCACCTCTGACTCTCTATCATTGGAGCTGGACCCCCGGGTTGACGTGTCTCGACTTGATCTGAGGATTGGGCGGATTTTTACTGTTCGCTCCCACCCACTGGCTGCGTCAATGTCCATCCTGGAGGTGGATGTGGGAGAAACTGCTCCCAGAACGGTCGTCAGCAAACTGGGAGGGAAAACACATCTGGAGGAG CTCCAGGGCAGTCTGGCTGTGCTGCTGTGCAATGTTAAGACCTGTAAACTGAGAGGCGTGGTCTCGCAGGCCCGGCTGCTCTGCTGCACCAATTCTGACGACTGCATTGAGGTGCTGGCACCGCCTACAGGCTCCGCCCCTGGAGACAGAGTCACCTTCCTCAACTACCCTG GTGACCCGGACAGGGAGCTGCAGGGCAAGCAGAGAGTTTGGGAGAATCTTCAGCCCGACATGCAGGTCGACTGCAAGGGTGTAGCCAATTATAAAGGCTGTGGGTTTGAAGTGAAGGGGAAGGGGCTGTGTAGGGCCCCCACACTTACCAACTGCATCATCAAATAG
- the LOC137137203 gene encoding aminoacyl tRNA synthase complex-interacting multifunctional protein 1-like isoform X1 — MMIAAWRWYQPTVCLAAAIMKLDPEDGEQIMEYFKTHALLTKEKALLQASVREQKKLLVENAKLKKDIEQLRIQLQEKQRRRTAKALLSSATPQPTLCPAPSTPVDPSAPPAGATATAPTNPPPPCSSSHERRDKQNRRRKGERKGDRRQTRPTSDSLSLELDPRVDVSRLDLRIGRIFTVRSHPLAASMSILEVDVGETAPRTVVSKLGGKTHLEELQGSLAVLLCNVKTCKLRGVVSQARLLCCTNSDDCIEVLAPPTGSAPGDRVTFLNYPGDPDRELQGKQRVWENLQPDMQVDCKGVANYKGCGFEVKGKGLCRAPTLTNCIIK, encoded by the exons CCTGGCAGCAGCTATCATGAAGCTCGATCCAGAGGATGGTGAGCAGATCatggaatattttaaaactcatGCCCTTCTGACGAAAGAGAAAGCAC TGCTGCAAGCGTCGGTCAGGGAGCAGAAGAAGCTGCTGGTGGAAAATGccaaactgaaaaaagacatCGAACAGCTGAGAATTCAACTccaggaaaaacaaagaagacGCACTG CCAAGGCCTTGCTCTCTTCAGCCACACCTCAGCCAACCCTCTGCCCCGCCCCCAGCACACCTGTGGATCCATCTGCGCCCCCTGCTGGAGCAACAGCTACTGCTCCAAcaaatcctcctcctccctgctcttCCTCACATGAGCGGAGAGATAAacagaacaggaggaggaaaggagagaggaaaggtgACAGGAGGCAAA CTCGTCCCACCTCTGACTCTCTATCATTGGAGCTGGACCCCCGGGTTGACGTGTCTCGACTTGATCTGAGGATTGGGCGGATTTTTACTGTTCGCTCCCACCCACTGGCTGCGTCAATGTCCATCCTGGAGGTGGATGTGGGAGAAACTGCTCCCAGAACGGTCGTCAGCAAACTGGGAGGGAAAACACATCTGGAGGAG CTCCAGGGCAGTCTGGCTGTGCTGCTGTGCAATGTTAAGACCTGTAAACTGAGAGGCGTGGTCTCGCAGGCCCGGCTGCTCTGCTGCACCAATTCTGACGACTGCATTGAGGTGCTGGCACCGCCTACAGGCTCCGCCCCTGGAGACAGAGTCACCTTCCTCAACTACCCTG GTGACCCGGACAGGGAGCTGCAGGGCAAGCAGAGAGTTTGGGAGAATCTTCAGCCCGACATGCAGGTCGACTGCAAGGGTGTAGCCAATTATAAAGGCTGTGGGTTTGAAGTGAAGGGGAAGGGGCTGTGTAGGGCCCCCACACTTACCAACTGCATCATCAAATAG
- the LOC137137203 gene encoding aminoacyl tRNA synthase complex-interacting multifunctional protein 1-like isoform X3, translated as MMIAAWRWYQPTVCLAAAIMKLDPEDGEQIMEYFKTHALLTKEKALLQASVREQKKLLVENAKLKKDIEQLRIQLQEKQRRRTAKALLSSATPQPTLCPAPSTPVDPSAPPAGATATAPTNPPPPCSSSHERRDKQNRRRKGERKARPTSDSLSLELDPRVDVSRLDLRIGRIFTVRSHPLAASMSILEVDVGETAPRTVVSKLGGKTHLEELQGSLAVLLCNVKTCKLRGVVSQARLLCCTNSDDCIEVLAPPTGSAPGDRVTFLNYPGDPDRELQGKQRVWENLQPDMQVDCKGVANYKGCGFEVKGKGLCRAPTLTNCIIK; from the exons CCTGGCAGCAGCTATCATGAAGCTCGATCCAGAGGATGGTGAGCAGATCatggaatattttaaaactcatGCCCTTCTGACGAAAGAGAAAGCAC TGCTGCAAGCGTCGGTCAGGGAGCAGAAGAAGCTGCTGGTGGAAAATGccaaactgaaaaaagacatCGAACAGCTGAGAATTCAACTccaggaaaaacaaagaagacGCACTG CCAAGGCCTTGCTCTCTTCAGCCACACCTCAGCCAACCCTCTGCCCCGCCCCCAGCACACCTGTGGATCCATCTGCGCCCCCTGCTGGAGCAACAGCTACTGCTCCAAcaaatcctcctcctccctgctcttCCTCACATGAGCGGAGAGATAAacagaacaggaggaggaaaggagagaggaaag CTCGTCCCACCTCTGACTCTCTATCATTGGAGCTGGACCCCCGGGTTGACGTGTCTCGACTTGATCTGAGGATTGGGCGGATTTTTACTGTTCGCTCCCACCCACTGGCTGCGTCAATGTCCATCCTGGAGGTGGATGTGGGAGAAACTGCTCCCAGAACGGTCGTCAGCAAACTGGGAGGGAAAACACATCTGGAGGAG CTCCAGGGCAGTCTGGCTGTGCTGCTGTGCAATGTTAAGACCTGTAAACTGAGAGGCGTGGTCTCGCAGGCCCGGCTGCTCTGCTGCACCAATTCTGACGACTGCATTGAGGTGCTGGCACCGCCTACAGGCTCCGCCCCTGGAGACAGAGTCACCTTCCTCAACTACCCTG GTGACCCGGACAGGGAGCTGCAGGGCAAGCAGAGAGTTTGGGAGAATCTTCAGCCCGACATGCAGGTCGACTGCAAGGGTGTAGCCAATTATAAAGGCTGTGGGTTTGAAGTGAAGGGGAAGGGGCTGTGTAGGGCCCCCACACTTACCAACTGCATCATCAAATAG
- the LOC137137211 gene encoding GTPase IMAP family member GIMD1-like, which yields MEHGRRCDKPVNILGRWSPQDNSDERNVLVLNVLLLGSRQCGRSSVGNALIGGHEFQTGTRICGDSVTTEYKVLSRNYPQYFRRQGAECDLMLRVIDTPPLLPQQQIVRELCPEGVHVLVVIVRIDLPQENIHLDQHMESLFGPEWHRHALLVLTYADHLKKAGLQQSDYLAQTSDWLRALAKEVTGGVLFLDNSCDWPLMRGKPLRETLLNLSARNHHKTLKVRTSVSL from the exons ATGGAACACGGTCGTCGTTGCGACAAACCTGTTAATATTCTCGGCAGATGGAGTCCTCAAGACAACAGTGATGAACGGAATGTGCTGGTCCTGAACGTACTGTTGCTAGGCAGCAGGCAGTGTGGGAGGAGCTCTGTGGGGAACGCTCTGATTG gTGGGCATGAATTCCAAACAGGCACCCGCATTTGTGGTGATTCTGTGACCACTGAGTACAAGGTCCTTAGCCGTAACTACCCGCAATATTTCAGACGACAGGGGGCAGAGTGTGACCTGATGCTGCGAGTGATTGACACGCCCCCTCTGCTGCCACAGCAACAGATCGTGCGTGAGCTCTGCCCTGAGGGCGTGCATGTCCTCGTGGTCATTGTGAGAATCGACCTCCCACAAGAAAACATACACCTGGATCAGCATATGGAG AGTCTATTCGGCCCAGAATGGCATCGTCACGCATTACTCGTCCTAACATATGCCGATCACCTGAAGAAGGCAGGTCTTCAGCAATCTGACTACCTCGCGCAGACCTCGGACTGGCTGCGAGCTCTGGCGAAGGAGGTGACAGGTGGAGTCTTGTTCTTGGACAACAGTTGTGACTGGCCGTTGATGAGAGGGAAGCCGCTAAGAGAGACACTGCTCAACCTCTCAGCCAGGAACCACCACAAAACTCTGAAAGTCAGGACAAGTGTCTCACTCTGA